In Staphylococcus saccharolyticus, one genomic interval encodes:
- the yfmF gene encoding EF-P 5-aminopentanol modification-associated protein YfmF — MEKLNQECSNIHINVLSTDKFKTTMVTLKFMAPLNYETITSRSILSKVLIRATKKWNSDKTLNRQLSNLYGAYVNSFVTKFKDKHVITISLEIVNERYLKDQTPLFKKGLEMLKEIIWNPLIEDKAFNKTYVAQEKSLLTKKIEAMNDNKAQYSFLQLMNHMFKDEPYKHIATGQLEKIPQVSAENLYDTYNSMIHNDDCAIYVVGNVDEQEVSLLIQQYFKIRPFVLDNQNLNNIDKSIITPKLIVEHDEVDQAKLNLGYRFPSYFGKDNYYAFIVLNMMFGGDPSSVLFNEVREKQSLAYSIHSQIDGKNGFLFVLSGASADKYELAKDTILEEFEQLKNGNFDSQKLELAKKIIISHRHESTDKPKSMIELLHNQLLLDQYQSDKDFICLVNNVTKEDVVKLANEAVLDTIYVLMKGDHS; from the coding sequence TTGGAGAAATTAAATCAAGAGTGCTCCAACATACATATTAACGTTTTATCAACTGATAAATTTAAAACTACAATGGTTACTTTAAAATTTATGGCTCCATTAAACTACGAAACAATCACATCACGTTCAATTCTAAGTAAAGTTTTAATACGTGCTACTAAAAAATGGAATAGTGACAAGACTTTAAATAGACAACTGTCTAATCTTTATGGCGCATATGTCAATAGTTTTGTAACAAAATTCAAAGATAAACATGTCATAACTATTTCATTAGAAATCGTCAATGAACGCTATTTAAAAGATCAAACACCATTATTTAAAAAGGGTCTTGAAATGTTAAAGGAAATTATTTGGAACCCTTTAATAGAAGACAAAGCATTCAATAAGACTTATGTGGCGCAAGAAAAGTCGTTGCTAACCAAAAAAATTGAAGCGATGAACGATAATAAAGCACAATATTCATTTTTACAATTGATGAACCATATGTTTAAGGATGAACCATATAAACATATAGCTACAGGACAATTAGAGAAAATACCACAAGTTTCTGCTGAAAACTTGTATGATACATATAATTCGATGATACATAATGATGATTGCGCAATTTATGTGGTTGGAAATGTCGATGAACAAGAAGTAAGTCTGCTTATTCAACAATATTTTAAAATTAGACCATTCGTATTAGATAATCAAAATTTAAATAACATTGATAAATCTATTATTACGCCTAAATTAATAGTAGAACATGATGAGGTTGATCAAGCTAAATTAAATTTGGGATATCGCTTCCCTTCTTATTTTGGTAAAGATAATTATTATGCTTTTATTGTTTTAAATATGATGTTTGGTGGAGATCCATCATCTGTCTTATTTAATGAAGTTCGTGAAAAACAAAGCTTGGCGTACTCAATCCATTCTCAAATTGATGGTAAAAATGGCTTTTTGTTTGTTTTAAGTGGTGCGTCGGCTGATAAATATGAATTAGCAAAAGATACTATTTTGGAAGAGTTTGAACAACTAAAAAATGGTAATTTTGATAGTCAAAAATTAGAGCTAGCCAAAAAGATTATTATTTCTCATCGTCATGAGTCAACTGATAAACCAAAAAGTATGATTGAGTTGCTACATAATCAACTTCTATTAGATCAATATCAATCAGATAAAGATTTCATTTGCTTAGTCAATAATGTCACTAAAGAAGATGTTGTTAAATTAGCTAATGAGGCTGTATTAGATACAATTTATGTTTTAATGAAAGGAGACCATAGTTAA
- a CDS encoding GntR family transcriptional regulator — protein sequence MSEMNAIYRVKQYILKLIRNGELENGSKLPSNLSIARALNVKTDDVYDGIDELITEQIVTDNFEEGTSVKTKPPFYYPLDKIISISTIIEEAGYKAGIEYLNFDEQPATILDVEHLDIEDKQPITIIERLRTANHKPVVFCLDKIAKQYLTCSDYQQSNGSMLEAIKKSTGHEVTHAEMDLEAISYEPHISEVLSASPHEGLMLLKVVHYDEKNQPILYSLNYIKSSLVKFTITKN from the coding sequence ATGTCGGAAATGAATGCGATTTATAGAGTTAAACAATACATTCTTAAGTTAATTAGGAATGGGGAATTGGAAAATGGCAGTAAATTACCGAGTAATTTATCAATCGCACGTGCATTGAATGTCAAAACTGACGATGTCTATGACGGTATTGATGAATTGATTACGGAGCAAATTGTTACTGATAATTTTGAAGAGGGGACAAGTGTTAAAACAAAGCCCCCTTTCTATTATCCTTTAGATAAAATTATAAGTATCAGTACTATTATTGAAGAAGCAGGGTATAAAGCAGGTATAGAATATTTGAATTTTGATGAACAGCCTGCAACAATTTTAGATGTTGAACACTTAGATATCGAGGATAAGCAACCTATAACGATTATTGAAAGACTTCGAACAGCTAATCATAAGCCAGTTGTTTTTTGCTTAGATAAAATAGCCAAGCAATATTTAACTTGTAGTGATTATCAACAAAGTAATGGCTCAATGTTAGAAGCTATAAAAAAATCAACGGGACACGAAGTTACTCATGCTGAAATGGATTTAGAAGCTATTAGTTATGAACCTCATATTTCTGAAGTATTAAGTGCTTCACCACATGAAGGACTCATGTTATTAAAGGTCGTACATTATGATGAAAAAAATCAACCTATCCTTTATTCTTTAAATTACATTAAAAGCAGTCTTGTGAAATTTACTATCACTAAAAATTAA